A portion of the Bacteroides faecium genome contains these proteins:
- a CDS encoding SusC/RagA family TonB-linked outer membrane protein, translating into MKNILHGNGSLGRKIQYLLLTTLFVVQSTLSFAQNRTVTGVVVDEKDEPIIGANVMVKGTAKGTITDLDGKFVLSAPKGSKLLEVSFIGYNTQTVTITDKTLQIKLTESAIALDEVVAIGYGSAKKGNVTGAIAKVNAEKLEDRASTNIAASLQGQLAGVEVRSTTGEPGSELQIRVRGAASINADATPLYVVDGIPVDDLGSLNPGDIQSIEVLKDASSSAIYGSRGANGVVLITTKQAGADDKVRVQFQASFGIQSLERKVDVLSPEEWIEFRTAYNNNRYISQYGSKGATVDDDFATRLAIMGGKGNTYYLNDPRWSEPGYGNLQLIDWQDEFFRLAPIQNYQLSLSSGRGNTKYRVSLGYTDQQGIAIESNYKRLNFRANVESKISNRITVGVNLAPSANWSEGGRVDGKDRQATNVLTMAPLAEPEDGIHTGSGSHGYYWWTSSSKISPIAYMEEVTNHGESVRLNSAAYVKADIWNGLKAEVTGSYNFSSTQSRSFIPSSVTKYRADSEGYKTTASRSESRSNKFLLQSILHYDKTFGKHTVGAMAGYSMESSSGSSSKLSATQFPDNSLEVFDMADVVLTAASASLSTPSRLMSYFGRVQYEYDDRYLLTASIRRDGSSRFGKANRWGVFPAVSGAYRISNEKFWPKDFVMNSLKLRASWGANGNNSIPTNTALAKLSSANYSSGTIINGFAPTSLANPDLGWEKTESWNVAFDMGLFKNRIFISADYYVKTTKDLLYQVTVPALLGFTKAWGNIGSIRNKGFELEVTTQNLTGKLKWTTSLNVSYNQNKVLSLGDDNSTVFTGYDSTTQVFMVGEPLRSFFMYDAVGVYQTQADLKKYPVMQNTKVGDVRYRDANGDGVINDGDRTLMGKPDPDYTFGMTNTFKYKNFDLSILITGQTGGHIYGVLGRAMDRPGMGANGNVLSHWKNMWKSEAEPGDGKTPGIDNANTGQFYDSRWLYSTDFIKIKNITLGYRLPFKKKFIQNARVYLSGENLLMWDKYDGGFSPEANNAGSSGDYDYGSYPQARVITLGVNVTF; encoded by the coding sequence ATGAAAAACATTTTGCATGGAAATGGCAGTTTGGGAAGAAAGATACAATATCTTCTTCTGACAACTCTGTTCGTAGTACAATCTACCCTGTCGTTCGCACAGAACCGGACAGTGACAGGTGTAGTGGTAGATGAGAAAGATGAACCGATTATCGGTGCAAACGTCATGGTGAAAGGAACCGCCAAAGGTACCATTACCGATTTAGACGGAAAATTCGTACTCTCCGCTCCCAAAGGTTCCAAACTGCTGGAAGTATCCTTTATCGGATATAATACTCAAACTGTAACAATCACTGATAAAACGCTCCAAATCAAGCTGACGGAATCTGCTATCGCGTTGGACGAGGTTGTGGCTATCGGATACGGTAGCGCCAAGAAAGGAAACGTGACCGGTGCTATCGCCAAAGTGAACGCCGAAAAGCTGGAAGACCGGGCATCGACAAACATCGCTGCTTCCCTACAAGGACAACTGGCAGGTGTGGAAGTGCGCAGCACGACCGGCGAACCGGGTTCCGAATTGCAGATTCGTGTGCGTGGAGCCGCTTCTATCAATGCGGACGCCACTCCTTTATATGTAGTGGACGGTATTCCCGTTGATGACCTCGGCAGCCTCAACCCCGGAGATATACAATCTATCGAAGTCTTGAAAGATGCTTCGTCATCCGCTATTTATGGTTCGCGTGGTGCCAACGGTGTAGTTTTGATTACTACCAAGCAAGCCGGTGCGGATGATAAGGTCAGAGTGCAGTTCCAGGCTTCATTCGGTATCCAGTCATTGGAGAGAAAAGTAGATGTGCTGTCACCGGAAGAATGGATTGAGTTCCGTACCGCTTATAATAATAACAGATATATTTCCCAATATGGAAGTAAGGGGGCAACTGTTGATGATGATTTTGCCACCCGCCTGGCAATAATGGGTGGGAAAGGTAACACTTACTACTTGAATGACCCTCGATGGTCAGAACCCGGCTACGGAAATCTTCAGTTAATTGACTGGCAGGACGAATTCTTCCGCCTGGCTCCGATACAGAATTATCAATTATCTCTTTCCAGCGGTCGTGGTAACACAAAGTATCGTGTATCTTTAGGATACACAGACCAACAAGGTATTGCTATCGAAAGCAATTACAAACGTCTGAACTTCCGCGCTAATGTAGAGTCTAAAATATCCAACCGGATTACTGTCGGAGTGAACTTGGCTCCTTCAGCCAACTGGAGCGAAGGCGGACGTGTAGACGGTAAAGACCGCCAAGCTACCAACGTATTGACTATGGCTCCGCTAGCTGAACCGGAAGACGGCATCCATACAGGTTCAGGTTCACACGGCTATTATTGGTGGACTAGCTCCAGTAAGATTAGCCCGATTGCTTATATGGAAGAAGTGACCAATCACGGTGAAAGTGTCCGGCTCAATTCGGCAGCCTATGTCAAAGCGGACATATGGAACGGACTCAAAGCCGAAGTCACCGGTTCATATAATTTCAGCAGTACTCAAAGCCGTTCGTTTATTCCAAGCAGTGTCACCAAATACAGAGCCGACAGTGAAGGATACAAAACAACCGCAAGCCGCTCCGAATCACGCAGCAACAAATTCCTTCTTCAGTCTATTCTGCATTATGACAAAACATTCGGCAAGCATACTGTCGGTGCAATGGCAGGTTACTCAATGGAAAGCTCCAGCGGTTCTTCCAGCAAATTAAGTGCCACCCAATTTCCTGACAACTCGTTGGAAGTATTCGATATGGCAGATGTTGTATTGACAGCCGCCTCTGCATCGCTATCTACTCCTTCCCGACTAATGTCTTACTTCGGACGTGTACAATACGAATATGACGACCGTTACCTGTTGACGGCAAGCATCCGCCGCGATGGTTCTTCCCGTTTCGGCAAAGCGAACCGTTGGGGTGTATTCCCTGCCGTTTCCGGTGCTTACCGTATTTCAAACGAGAAGTTCTGGCCGAAAGATTTCGTTATGAACTCATTGAAGTTGCGTGCCAGTTGGGGAGCAAATGGTAATAACTCCATCCCGACAAATACAGCCCTTGCTAAATTAAGCAGCGCCAATTATTCATCCGGTACCATCATCAACGGTTTTGCGCCGACCTCACTCGCCAATCCCGACCTCGGCTGGGAAAAGACTGAAAGTTGGAACGTTGCTTTCGATATGGGATTATTCAAAAACCGTATCTTTATCTCTGCCGACTATTATGTAAAGACAACCAAAGACCTGCTGTATCAAGTGACTGTTCCCGCATTGCTCGGCTTCACCAAAGCATGGGGAAACATCGGTTCTATCCGCAACAAGGGTTTCGAACTGGAAGTGACAACACAGAATCTTACAGGAAAATTGAAGTGGACTACTTCTCTGAACGTTTCTTACAATCAGAATAAAGTACTTAGTTTGGGAGATGATAACAGTACTGTATTTACAGGATACGACAGTACGACACAGGTATTTATGGTGGGAGAACCTTTAAGGTCTTTCTTCATGTATGATGCTGTCGGGGTTTACCAGACACAGGCTGACTTAAAGAAATATCCTGTAATGCAAAACACCAAAGTGGGTGACGTTCGCTATCGGGACGCAAACGGTGACGGAGTTATCAATGACGGCGACCGTACCTTAATGGGTAAACCCGACCCGGACTATACTTTCGGTATGACAAACACCTTCAAGTACAAGAACTTTGACCTATCTATCCTGATTACAGGACAAACGGGCGGACATATCTACGGAGTACTGGGACGTGCAATGGACAGACCGGGTATGGGAGCCAACGGCAACGTACTTTCACACTGGAAAAACATGTGGAAATCGGAAGCTGAACCGGGTGACGGTAAAACTCCGGGTATCGACAATGCCAATACAGGACAGTTCTATGACAGCCGTTGGTTATATAGTACCGACTTCATCAAAATAAAGAACATCACATTAGGCTATCGCCTTCCATTCAAAAAGAAGTTCATACAGAATGCACGTGTTTACTTATCAGGCGAAAATCTACTGATGTGGGACAAGTACGACGGTGGTTTCTCACCGGAAGCGAACAACGCCGGTTCGAGCGGTGACTATGATTACGGTTCATATCCGCAAGCACGGGTTATTACTTTAGGAGTTAATGTTACATTCTAA
- a CDS encoding DUF3791 domain-containing protein, with product MEMRRRLESRIILLLSTRLEISPERALNLFYETNVCAMLHDSRYGLHLMSDTYIINDVLRELQDRQ from the coding sequence ATGGAAATGCGCCGACGTTTAGAGAGCCGCATCATCCTATTATTATCAACCCGATTGGAGATAAGCCCGGAACGGGCATTAAATCTGTTTTATGAAACAAATGTATGCGCCATGTTACACGATTCCCGCTACGGTCTGCATCTAATGAGTGACACCTATATTATAAATGATGTATTACGTGAATTGCAAGATAGGCAGTAG
- a CDS encoding glycoside hydrolase family 88/105 protein — MYMRNIFVLLFFFILTGSVSVNAQTLPDQKETLAVMKKVNGYFMKKYADYTIPSFYGRVRPSNIWTRGVYYEGLMSLYGIYPHEDYYRYAYDWADFHKWGMRNGNTTRNADDHCCGQTYIDLYNICPSDPNMIRNIKASIDMVVNTPQVNDWWWIDAVQMAMPIFAKFGKMTGEQKYYDKMWDMYYYTRSQHDETGMFNQKDGLWWRDQDFNPPYKEPNGEDCYWSRGNGWVYAALVRVLDEIPADEKHRQDYINDFLTMSKALKKCQREDGFWNVSLHDPTNFGGKETSGTALFVYGMVWGVRDGLLDRKEYLPVALKAWNAMVKDAVHPNGFLGYVQGTGKEPKDGQPVTYKSVPDFEDYGVGCFLLAGTEVYKLK, encoded by the coding sequence ATGTACATGAGGAATATTTTCGTACTATTATTCTTTTTCATCTTGACAGGTTCTGTCAGTGTGAATGCTCAGACATTACCCGACCAAAAAGAAACGTTGGCGGTAATGAAGAAAGTGAACGGTTACTTTATGAAGAAGTATGCTGACTATACTATCCCCAGTTTTTATGGCCGTGTACGCCCCAGCAACATATGGACACGCGGTGTATATTATGAAGGACTGATGTCTTTATATGGCATTTATCCGCACGAAGATTATTATCGCTATGCCTATGACTGGGCGGACTTCCACAAATGGGGAATGAGAAACGGCAACACCACCCGCAACGCGGACGACCACTGCTGCGGACAAACTTATATCGACCTGTATAATATATGTCCGTCCGACCCGAACATGATTCGGAATATCAAGGCGAGCATCGACATGGTGGTGAACACTCCGCAAGTAAATGACTGGTGGTGGATTGACGCCGTACAAATGGCAATGCCTATCTTCGCCAAGTTCGGCAAAATGACCGGAGAGCAGAAATACTACGACAAGATGTGGGATATGTATTATTATACACGCAGCCAGCACGACGAGACGGGTATGTTCAATCAGAAAGACGGTCTGTGGTGGCGCGACCAGGATTTTAACCCGCCATATAAGGAGCCGAATGGCGAGGATTGTTACTGGAGCCGCGGAAACGGCTGGGTATATGCCGCCTTGGTACGGGTACTGGATGAAATCCCTGCTGACGAGAAACACCGTCAGGACTATATTAACGACTTCCTGACCATGAGCAAGGCATTGAAGAAGTGCCAGCGTGAAGACGGTTTCTGGAATGTCAGCCTTCATGACCCTACGAACTTCGGCGGGAAAGAGACTTCCGGCACGGCACTGTTTGTCTACGGAATGGTTTGGGGAGTCCGCGACGGACTGCTCGACCGCAAGGAGTATCTTCCGGTTGCTTTAAAGGCATGGAATGCAATGGTGAAAGATGCCGTTCATCCGAACGGATTCCTGGGATATGTACAAGGCACGGGTAAGGAGCCTAAAGACGGTCAGCCTGTTACTTATAAGAGTGTACCCGACTTTGAGGATTACGGTGTAGGTTGTTTCCTGCTTGCCGGGACGGAAGTGTACAAGCTGAAATAA
- a CDS encoding RagB/SusD family nutrient uptake outer membrane protein, which translates to MKLYKYLISGGLALTLALSSCESWLEVEPNDTRTTDYFYSTPGEMEQALIGIYNGLLPISDYSWLMSEVRSDNAWTDKTTDKQRDYIDIGTFNPNISTLSTLSGAWNDLYEIVARANMFLSKTEEVAFSSEDIKNQFIGEAKFLRALAYFDLVRYFGRIPIVLEPVSVNEAMAIKQSEPVDVYETAIVPDLEDAVKKLVDTPLNYLGNGASAGRATLAAAKSLLGRVYLTMAGYPVQDTSKKALAEELFSEVIDYAFANNKYWASTSDEWIKIWISDNDNKYHIFEIQYIAAKNYGNPMVFNSVPAVNDSYTNIAMSGNRIWCENQLDAIFKQTNEEGAFIDKRCAGTINTTEFIDEDGTPYTGGDFFLKFFEHKMKRKLLGYEDIDGQIADRTYFPINYPLIRLEDVMLMYAEIAGPTGKGKEMVNKIRTRAGLDALDDDITIENFADSVDIERRRELASEGIRWHDLVRQNRYVSVLQDMFKRNGSDANDVITKPETYEMYKQVTKDSYIYPIPDSQMKVKEGLYEQNKGYN; encoded by the coding sequence ATGAAACTATATAAATATCTTATAAGTGGGGGATTGGCTCTGACATTAGCACTGTCCTCATGTGAAAGCTGGTTGGAAGTAGAGCCTAACGACACGCGTACCACGGATTACTTCTATTCAACTCCAGGTGAAATGGAACAAGCACTGATTGGTATCTACAACGGCCTGCTCCCTATTTCGGACTATTCCTGGCTTATGTCCGAAGTTCGTTCGGACAATGCATGGACGGATAAAACAACGGATAAGCAACGTGACTATATTGATATAGGAACATTCAATCCGAATATTTCTACTTTAAGTACTCTTTCGGGTGCTTGGAATGATTTATACGAGATTGTAGCGCGTGCGAATATGTTCCTTAGCAAAACAGAAGAGGTAGCTTTCTCTTCAGAAGATATTAAAAACCAATTTATCGGTGAGGCCAAATTCCTGAGAGCACTCGCTTATTTCGACTTAGTACGTTACTTCGGACGTATCCCTATCGTGCTGGAGCCGGTATCTGTCAATGAAGCAATGGCTATCAAGCAGTCCGAACCCGTAGACGTCTATGAAACAGCAATTGTTCCGGACTTGGAAGATGCAGTAAAGAAACTGGTAGATACTCCACTGAATTATTTAGGAAACGGTGCTTCAGCCGGACGCGCTACACTGGCTGCCGCAAAATCCTTATTAGGTCGTGTCTACTTGACAATGGCGGGATACCCCGTACAGGATACATCTAAAAAAGCATTAGCCGAAGAATTATTCAGTGAAGTGATTGACTATGCCTTTGCCAATAATAAATATTGGGCTAGTACGTCCGATGAATGGATTAAGATATGGATTAGCGACAATGATAATAAATATCATATTTTCGAAATCCAGTATATTGCAGCCAAAAACTACGGCAATCCTATGGTCTTCAATTCCGTACCGGCAGTTAACGACTCATACACGAATATAGCAATGTCTGGAAACAGAATATGGTGTGAAAACCAATTGGATGCTATCTTCAAGCAAACCAACGAAGAGGGAGCGTTCATTGACAAGCGTTGTGCCGGAACTATCAATACAACAGAATTCATAGATGAAGACGGAACTCCCTATACCGGTGGTGATTTCTTCCTTAAATTCTTCGAGCATAAGATGAAACGTAAACTTTTGGGATATGAGGATATCGACGGCCAGATTGCCGACCGTACTTATTTCCCTATCAATTATCCGCTCATCCGCCTAGAAGACGTAATGTTGATGTATGCTGAAATCGCAGGGCCTACCGGCAAAGGCAAAGAAATGGTGAACAAGATTCGGACACGTGCCGGATTGGATGCTTTGGATGATGATATTACAATTGAGAATTTCGCAGATTCTGTAGATATTGAACGCCGCCGTGAACTGGCATCCGAAGGAATTCGCTGGCATGACCTGGTACGTCAAAACCGATATGTATCCGTATTACAGGATATGTTCAAACGCAATGGTTCTGATGCAAATGACGTTATTACCAAACCGGAGACATACGAAATGTACAAACAGGTCACTAAAGACTCATACATCTATCCGATACCCGATTCACAGATGAAGGTAAAAGAAGGACTGTATGAACAGAACAAAGGATATAATTAA
- a CDS encoding rhamnogalacturonan acetylesterase, translated as MRKLVCTLGLLLCASTFYTQAQVYKFDFTSDKKVKEGYTKVTSETLFNEEQGYGYDLQPAWDGKSNQPFFFSVNVPDGNYKVTVTLGSKDSAGNTTVRAESRRLFIENLPTKKGETLVESFTVNKRNMYINGKQKVKIKPREKNKLNWDEKLTLEFNGDAPRITSLVIERTDKVPTIFLCGNSTVVDYDNEPWAAWGQMFPRWFTDGIAIANYAESGESANTFIGAGRLKKALTQMKKGDYLFMEFGHNDQKQKGPGKGAFYSFMYNLKIYIDEARSRGAYPVLVTPTQRRRFDKNGKIMNTHLDYPDAIRWLAEKENVPLIDLNEISRTLYEAMGEDGSKHAFVHYPANTYPGQTKELKDNSHSNTFGAYELAKCIIEGMKKADLDAVKFLKKDYKGFNPARPDRFEDFKWNLCPFTEIDKPDGN; from the coding sequence ATGAGAAAATTAGTTTGTACTCTTGGATTATTATTGTGTGCAAGTACTTTTTATACACAGGCACAAGTCTATAAATTCGACTTTACTTCCGACAAGAAAGTAAAAGAGGGATATACTAAAGTGACATCTGAAACCTTGTTCAACGAAGAACAAGGTTACGGATACGACCTGCAACCGGCATGGGACGGAAAAAGCAACCAACCTTTTTTCTTCTCCGTCAATGTTCCCGACGGTAACTATAAAGTAACCGTCACTCTTGGCAGTAAGGACTCAGCCGGAAATACTACGGTACGTGCCGAATCCCGCCGTCTGTTTATAGAGAATCTTCCAACTAAGAAAGGAGAAACGCTTGTTGAATCTTTCACTGTCAACAAACGGAATATGTATATCAACGGGAAGCAAAAAGTCAAAATCAAACCGCGTGAAAAGAATAAATTGAACTGGGATGAAAAGCTGACACTCGAATTTAACGGTGATGCTCCACGCATAACTTCCTTAGTTATTGAACGTACAGATAAAGTTCCCACCATTTTCCTTTGCGGCAACTCCACCGTAGTGGATTATGACAACGAACCTTGGGCTGCCTGGGGACAAATGTTCCCACGTTGGTTCACCGACGGGATAGCTATTGCCAATTATGCCGAATCCGGAGAATCCGCTAATACCTTTATTGGTGCCGGACGTTTGAAAAAAGCCCTGACACAGATGAAGAAAGGCGATTATCTCTTTATGGAGTTCGGGCACAACGACCAGAAGCAGAAAGGCCCCGGTAAAGGAGCTTTCTATTCTTTCATGTATAATCTGAAAATTTATATTGATGAAGCACGTTCCAGAGGTGCGTATCCTGTATTAGTGACTCCGACGCAACGCCGTCGCTTCGACAAGAATGGCAAGATAATGAACACTCACCTTGATTATCCCGATGCGATTCGTTGGTTGGCAGAAAAAGAAAACGTACCTTTGATTGATTTGAATGAAATCAGTCGTACACTTTATGAGGCAATGGGCGAAGACGGCTCTAAACATGCGTTCGTGCATTATCCTGCCAATACTTATCCGGGACAGACAAAGGAACTGAAAGATAATTCCCACTCCAATACTTTCGGTGCTTATGAACTGGCTAAATGTATTATTGAAGGTATGAAGAAAGCTGATTTGGATGCGGTGAAGTTCTTGAAAAAGGATTATAAAGGATTCAATCCTGCTCGTCCCGACAGATTCGAAGACTTCAAATGGAATCTTTGCCCGTTTACGGAGATAGATAAACCGGACGGTAATTAA
- a CDS encoding fimbrillin family protein produces the protein MKQYKLIQVALLAILLFGWAGCSQNEEEVPGNARNGIVLNVTDTGLISNEPSTRTEDTGFVTTFTQGDQIGLFAVKDGAILDEINNMPFTFNGSSWSGKPILYDERLAGVTFYAYYPYQPDMSGKTDLAGDDFFAPLVAAWELTTEQSDQKAYAKQDLMTSNATALIGENGNYTLSFQLTHRMSLVVVKLPSTRYIFTDAEGVAMPEETPYVAMPVDVAFYLDNVGEGNKIAPYYDAKQDEYRLLRKPSSENQIIGHYNDKQCTLDTAEKMKEGKYKRFVVDGGYKEVTHYLQVGDLYNADGSLISKDAKEADIESDRCIGVVCWVGNPQPSVLYAAEKDGYTSAQDVLSREHPNCVNGLVVSLNTVNDKFVNGTAAEMRIWYRKNFTDAANFIDLSGNFYDGSKTTSTTVAERDRILGYNNTRVIEAYNDANSSDLQVLQVLDAYRKTVVAPAISTNWFLPSVQELRNMQDKNGLLTTLNNQIAKVQGASIEIGTQYWSSTERNASNMYYVSYTATSSSVNTGGKKVDARAYRFVLAF, from the coding sequence ATGAAACAATATAAACTTATACAAGTAGCTTTGCTGGCAATCCTGTTGTTCGGTTGGGCTGGTTGTTCTCAGAATGAAGAAGAAGTTCCGGGAAATGCACGGAACGGAATTGTACTGAATGTGACTGACACAGGTCTGATTAGCAATGAACCGTCTACACGTACGGAAGATACGGGATTCGTCACGACCTTTACTCAGGGTGACCAAATCGGATTGTTTGCCGTGAAGGACGGTGCGATATTGGACGAAATCAATAATATGCCTTTTACTTTCAATGGTTCAAGCTGGTCGGGCAAACCGATATTGTATGATGAGCGCCTGGCGGGAGTGACTTTCTATGCTTATTATCCTTATCAACCGGATATGAGCGGTAAAACAGATTTGGCAGGCGATGATTTCTTTGCTCCTTTGGTAGCCGCCTGGGAACTGACTACGGAGCAGAGTGACCAAAAAGCGTATGCGAAACAGGATTTGATGACCTCAAATGCAACTGCGTTGATTGGCGAGAACGGCAACTACACATTAAGCTTTCAGTTGACGCACCGTATGAGTCTGGTTGTTGTGAAGCTGCCTTCTACCCGTTATATCTTTACGGATGCCGAAGGAGTGGCAATGCCGGAAGAAACTCCTTATGTTGCCATGCCTGTTGATGTAGCTTTCTATCTTGACAATGTGGGCGAAGGAAATAAAATAGCTCCTTATTATGATGCAAAGCAGGATGAATACCGTTTATTAAGAAAACCGTCATCGGAGAATCAGATTATCGGTCATTACAATGACAAGCAATGTACGCTTGATACGGCGGAAAAGATGAAAGAAGGAAAGTACAAACGTTTTGTTGTTGATGGTGGATATAAAGAGGTGACACACTATTTGCAGGTGGGTGATTTATATAATGCAGATGGTAGCCTTATATCCAAAGATGCGAAAGAAGCGGATATTGAATCGGATAGATGTATCGGGGTTGTTTGTTGGGTAGGTAATCCTCAGCCGTCGGTATTGTATGCTGCAGAAAAGGATGGATATACGTCTGCGCAAGATGTTTTGTCAAGGGAACATCCTAATTGTGTGAATGGCTTGGTAGTATCTTTGAATACTGTTAATGATAAATTTGTGAATGGTACTGCTGCCGAGATGAGAATATGGTATAGGAAGAACTTTACAGATGCAGCCAATTTTATAGACTTGTCCGGCAATTTTTATGACGGAAGCAAGACTACATCTACAACAGTTGCCGAGCGGGATAGGATATTAGGATATAATAATACAAGAGTGATTGAAGCATATAATGATGCTAACTCGTCTGATTTACAAGTTTTGCAGGTCTTGGATGCTTATCGGAAAACGGTAGTTGCGCCTGCTATCAGTACTAATTGGTTTTTACCTTCTGTTCAGGAATTGAGAAATATGCAGGATAAAAATGGATTATTGACAACTTTGAACAATCAGATTGCTAAGGTGCAAGGCGCATCTATTGAGATTGGTACTCAATATTGGTCGAGTACGGAACGGAATGCAAGTAATATGTATTATGTCTCTTATACTGCAACTTCTTCTTCGGTTAATACAGGTGGAAAGAAAGTGGATGCCAGGGCTTATCGATTTGTTTTAGCCTTTTAA
- a CDS encoding fimbrillin family protein — protein MKNMYLAAAMLVSLAFSACSDEESGKADRAYKPIEIFGNIDEVLDNVQKSRAVGAAWGTDDRIGVTVEADEDNATLNAVDTYINIQYRNENGNAFRVVNEGSTDNNIRLKGEGEFTLNAYYPYQGENGTLPGTEGVIAKTISGSDQTADKQPQIDFLFAKATGIRAEAPVTFDFSHKMTKIILKFKATNGATLNNMKVYLKSLQLEGTFNVTTGEAVAKGVATPNSELSMDITKPAEGEMTASIILFPQDMPAEVLLEVRMNDETYTQYMPVQNLESGHAYPYNVTFENPAMTITKAEIEDWIVEDDKDVTASVTE, from the coding sequence ATGAAAAACATGTATTTAGCAGCCGCTATGCTAGTGTCATTAGCTTTCTCAGCTTGCAGTGACGAAGAATCGGGAAAAGCAGACCGCGCTTATAAGCCCATCGAAATTTTTGGAAATATCGACGAAGTGTTGGACAATGTTCAGAAATCCCGTGCTGTCGGCGCGGCGTGGGGGACGGACGACCGTATCGGAGTGACTGTTGAAGCGGACGAGGATAATGCGACGCTTAACGCAGTGGACACCTATATTAATATCCAGTACCGCAATGAAAACGGAAATGCGTTTCGTGTTGTGAACGAAGGTTCGACAGACAATAATATCCGTTTGAAAGGAGAAGGTGAGTTTACCTTGAATGCTTATTATCCTTATCAGGGTGAGAATGGAACTTTGCCGGGTACGGAAGGTGTGATAGCAAAAACGATAAGCGGCTCAGACCAGACTGCGGACAAACAGCCTCAAATAGACTTCTTATTCGCGAAGGCTACCGGGATTCGTGCCGAAGCTCCCGTTACATTTGACTTCTCACACAAAATGACCAAGATAATACTGAAGTTCAAGGCAACCAACGGTGCCACACTGAACAATATGAAAGTCTATCTGAAAAGCCTGCAACTCGAAGGAACTTTCAACGTGACTACCGGTGAGGCTGTTGCCAAGGGCGTCGCTACCCCTAACTCTGAATTGAGTATGGATATTACTAAACCGGCAGAAGGTGAAATGACTGCGTCTATTATTCTCTTCCCGCAGGATATGCCGGCGGAAGTATTGCTGGAAGTAAGGATGAATGATGAGACATATACTCAATATATGCCTGTTCAGAATTTGGAGAGTGGACATGCTTATCCTTATAATGTGACATTCGAAAATCCGGCAATGACAATCACCAAAGCGGAGATTGAAGATTGGATAGTCGAAGATGATAAAGATGTGACAGCTTCGGTTACTGAATAA
- a CDS encoding fimbrillin family protein — protein MKRQDLWLGSLLAVAGFFGACTNVVEDEFQNNKYPLELTAEKSGMTFTRGIGEKTEWNGGESVSLYDGFSQKLYEVSQSGEMSAKNNDPLYWYTTTEEETLFAWYPSSETLLTEWAVAADQTTDEAYQNSDFLYAYEKMKFRSERKLKFRHGTVKLIINVKGDGDTVSEEDLNGVVFTVNAVTKGTMTEGKLQSVAGAGTTVMKPYLLNAREGYAYSFQLLTIPQDMSGKLFFKVVLKDGRTFGHTPGNGEGILEGGHQYTYNVGVGKPGLKVTIEKDSVSWDGDDEEVEGTDKE, from the coding sequence ATGAAAAGACAAGACTTATGGCTCGGCAGCTTATTGGCGGTGGCAGGCTTCTTCGGAGCATGTACCAATGTAGTGGAAGACGAGTTTCAGAATAATAAATATCCGCTGGAGTTGACAGCGGAAAAGTCCGGTATGACTTTCACACGCGGCATCGGTGAAAAGACTGAGTGGAACGGGGGAGAATCTGTTTCCCTTTATGACGGTTTCTCACAAAAACTGTATGAGGTTTCTCAGTCGGGAGAAATGAGTGCCAAGAATAACGACCCTCTTTATTGGTACACGACCACAGAGGAAGAAACGTTGTTTGCCTGGTATCCTTCTTCGGAAACCTTATTGACTGAATGGGCGGTAGCCGCTGACCAGACTACTGATGAAGCCTATCAAAACTCGGATTTTCTTTATGCCTATGAGAAGATGAAATTCCGTAGCGAACGGAAGCTTAAATTCCGTCATGGAACGGTGAAGCTGATTATCAACGTGAAGGGTGACGGCGATACGGTGTCCGAAGAAGATTTGAATGGCGTTGTCTTTACTGTAAATGCAGTGACAAAGGGGACAATGACAGAGGGTAAATTGCAATCGGTCGCAGGTGCCGGAACGACAGTGATGAAACCTTATCTGTTAAACGCTAGAGAGGGATATGCCTATTCTTTCCAGTTGTTGACGATTCCACAAGATATGTCCGGTAAATTGTTCTTTAAGGTTGTGTTGAAAGACGGCAGGACTTTCGGGCATACACCGGGCAATGGAGAGGGAATTTTGGAAGGCGGACACCAATATACATACAATGTAGGAGTTGGTAAGCCGGGACTGAAAGTGACCATAGAGAAAGATTCTGTTTCGTGGGATGGTGATGATGAGGAAGTGGAAGGAACTGATAAGGAATAA